A window of the Pedobacter frigiditerrae genome harbors these coding sequences:
- a CDS encoding Spx/MgsR family RNA polymerase-binding regulatory protein, with amino-acid sequence MKLYGIPNCNTVKKAQDWLKENQVEFEFHDFKKKGITAEKLTEWFNTFGWEKVINKSGLTFKKLSKEEQAEINSPSTAISYLMQNTSAIKRPIVEQNGKAILLGFAAENYEAKLKK; translated from the coding sequence ATGAAACTTTATGGTATCCCAAATTGCAATACAGTTAAAAAAGCTCAAGATTGGCTAAAAGAAAATCAAGTTGAGTTTGAATTCCATGACTTTAAGAAAAAAGGCATTACTGCAGAAAAATTAACGGAGTGGTTTAATACTTTTGGTTGGGAAAAAGTGATTAATAAAAGCGGATTAACTTTTAAGAAACTAAGCAAGGAAGAGCAAGCTGAAATCAATTCTCCATCAACTGCCATTTCTTATTTGATGCAAAATACAAGCGCCATTAAACGTCCAATTGTAGAGCAAAATGGTAAGGCTATTCTTTTAGGTTTTGCAGCTGAAAACTACGAAGCAAAATTAAAAAAGTAG